In Campylobacter porcelli, the sequence ATGATAAGTGGAAGTTTGAGATAAATCCACAAGGTGGTAAGCTAGATATAGCAAAGCTAAAAGTCCCTTCAATGTATCTGCTAAATGATATATTAAAAGATGATGAGCTATTTAAGGCGTATCCAGAGCTTAAAGATTTACCAATTTTACAAACTAATTCAAGATATGAGGCTAATGCTGAATTTCATTCATATGGTAATGGTAATTATGCTATATTCTTTGATTATGACTATTTACAAAACGCTACCAATGATGAGATAAGAAGCACACTATACCACGAAATCCAACACGCAATCCAACGGATAGAAGGCTTTGGAACTGGCGGAAATACACAAAATCTAAGCTATAAAGAGTATAAAAATCTAGCTGGTGAAGCAGAAGCTAGAAATGTCCAAACTAGGCTAAATAGAACATATACTAAAGATGACGCTATAGGCGGAGAGTTTAATAGACTTCTTATAAATGATATTGATAATCCTAAATGGCAAGAGTTAAAACAAAAAAGAACGGAGTTTGTCTTAGCTGGGAAACAAGATGAAGCAGATAAAATCAAAAAACAGCTAGACCAAATGAAAGAATTTTTAAAAAGAGAAGTGATTAAAAATGTAGAAGGGTTTAGCACTTATAGTCCGCATCCATTTAATACTTTAGATACCAATCCAAATGAGCAAATAGTTAAGTTTGATAGTGATGTGAGTGCTAGTGTAAATCTAAGGCAAAAAGCCAAGCAATACTCTAAATTTTTATCTGAAGCTAATAAGCCAATACAAGTTGCCCCAAATGAGCTTTATAAGGCTTATACAAAGGCTAAAAAAGATTTAGATAAACCAACCAAAAAAAATAAATAAAGGATGAAAAAATGCTGAATTTAGACACAAATAAGCTAATTAGCGATTATAAACAAATAGAAGCGTCAATCGTTAGTGAAAACTCAATATTTGCTAAGGTTATTAAATATCTTGATGATAGCTTTAATGATAAAACCCTAGCCCCAAAAGATAAGATAACAATCCAATCAAATCTGATGAGTGCGATGGCTATTAATCTAACAGCAAAAGCATTAGAAACGGCTTTAAACTGGCAACAAATCAATACCCAACTAGAACTATCAAAGCAAGAATTAGAGCTAAAAAAAGAACAAACCAATAGCCAAAAACTACTCTCAAATGCTGAAATTGAGTTTAACAAAGCAAGAACGGAGCTTGTAAAAGCTCAAACTTCTACCGAAAAGCAAAAAACGCCGCCGTAATGAGAGAAATAGCTAGTTACGACGACCAACTACGCACAAAAGAAGCTGAGATAATCACAAATGCGGTATTTGGCTATGCTAGTGGTGGGGTAGCAGTCCCAAAAGACTTATCAGAAAGAATGATAACTACAATCGATAAAATCACACCAAATAACCAATGAACCCAAATACATTTTTAAGCGGTTGGAAACCAGCTGGAAAGCCATATGTAGAGCAAAAAAAGGATTTGCTCCTAGCTAGAAATAAAGCATTAAATAAGATGGTGGAGCTTTTACATAAGCAGTTAATTAGAAAAGGTAGGGTAAAAAATAGAAGTGGTATTTTTTACCACCCAACCTTAAGAGCTAATGTATATTACACAAGAGTTTATGATATAAAGTCTCAGTCAGTAGCACCATACTCATATGATAGGTGGCTTGATTTAGGGCTTAATCAGTATTTTGTGGGGCAAAGTCCATATCACTGGTATAATGGCGACCCAGGCGATGGGATATAAATTTAGATTTTGATATATTATTTTTCATATTATTATAATTATTTATAAAATAATAATCAATTTTAATAATAATTTAAATTTTATTTAATTATAATTGATAATAGATTTCATTATTGGAGAGTTATATGACTTTGGATCTATTAGAAAATGGTCAAATGGCTAAAATTCTAAATTTTAATGTAGCTGAGAAGTTGCTTGAGAGATTTTTTAGTCTGGGGCTATCAAAATTTAAAACTATAAAAAAGATAGAGAGCTCACTTGGTAGCTCTACTATTTTAATAGAGTGTAATAGAAACTTTTTAATGCTAAGATATGATGAGGCAAAAAGCATTGAAGTAGATAGAATTTAGATGAGAAAGATTATTAAAATTGCACTTGTTGGTCAGCCAAATGTAGGCAAAACTTTACTTATAAATTCACTAAGCGGGTCGCATTTAAAAGTTGGAAATTTCCCTGGTGTTACGGTGGAAAAATCAGAGGCAAAATTTAATTATAAAAATTATGAGATTAAAATTATTGATCTTCCTGGGACATACTCGATAAATGATTATTCGTTAGAAGAGAGAATTACTAAAGAATTTATAGATAGAGATGATTATGATATTATTGTAAATGTTGTAGATTCTGCTAATTTAGAGCGAAATTTAATTCTTACAACTCAGATTATGGAGAGAAATAAGAAGATGTTTTAGCTCTAAATATGAGCGATGAAGCATTAAAAGAGGGGATAAATATCGATACAAAGGTGCTTCAAAATCTCCTTGGTATCCCTTGCATATCAGTATCTGCTAGTTTAAAATCAAATTTAAATGAATTAATGGATCGTATAATAGATATTCACAACTTGCCATATACTCCAAATAAGAGGATTTTTAGCGATGTGATTGAAGATGAGATATGGGCTATTTGCGACTTTTTAAAAGCTAAAAATGATATTAATATAGATGAGTTAAATTATAGAGATGTTGCTATTGCTTTGTTAAAGCAAGATAATAAAATTTATAAAATTTTACATGATAAGCCAATTTGGATAGAGCTTTCAAAGGTTATTGAAAATTCTCACAACAACTTATATATTTACTACAAAACCAAATCCATAAATGAGATATTTATGCAAGAGTGCAGTGATTTTGTAAGCGGTGTGATTGCTAAGAGTGTGGCGTTTCATAGTGTTAAAGAGCTTAATTATACCAAAATGCTTGATAAAATCTTGATCAATAAATACATTGGAATTCCTATATTTTTGTTTTTTATGTGGTTGATATTTCAGCTGACTTTTACCCTTGGAGCTGTGCCTATGGACTATATAGAGGCTGGGTATGTGGCGTTGGGTGATATGATAAAACAGAGTGTAAGCAGTGAGCTTATATCATCTTTATTAGCTGATGGGATTATCGGTGGCGTTGGTGCTGTGTTGTTATTTTTGCCTAATATAATTATTCTATTTTTTGGAATTGCACTTTTAGAGACTACTGGATATATGGCTAGGGTGTCATTTTTGCTAGATGGATTTTTTCATAAATTTGGTCTGCATGGCAAGAGCTTTATCCCTTTAGTAACCGGCTTTGGCTGTTCTGTTCCAGCCTTTATGGCTACTAGGACTTTAAAAAATGAAAAAGATCGCCTTCTTACGCTTTTTATCATAAATTTTATGAGTTGTGGTGCTAGATTGCCAGTGTATGTGCTATTTATAGGTGCTTTTGCTCCTGAAAATCAAGCTGGTAATTGGCTATTTGGAATTTATATTTTTGGGGCTATTTTAGGTCTTATCGCAGCGAAAATATTGCGTTTAACCGCATTTAAAGGTCCAGATGAGCCATTTGTCATGGAGATGCCAAAATATAGAATGCCAAATTGGAATCTTATATGGTTTATGGTCTATAATAAGGCTAAAATGTATATTAAAAAGGCTGGGACTTTCATTTTAGCAGTAGCTATACTTATATGGTTTGCAAGTAGCTTTCCATTTCAAAGCCAGGTTAAAGATAGCTATAAGCAAAAGATAGAGCTAGCCGCAAATGATAATGAGAAGGAGAGATTATATTACGAATTAGAAAATATCTTAATAGAAAATAGCTATCTAGGCAAGGCGGGGAAATTTATTGAGCCGATTTTTGCTCCTTTGGGATTTGATTGGAGATTGAGCGTTTGTATAGTTAGTGGTTTAGCAGCTAAAGAGGTTGCTATATCTACAATGGGTGTTTTATACTCATTAGGTAGTCAAGTCGATGAAACAACTCAAGGATTAACCCAAAAGATACAAGAGTTAATACCATTAGAAGTGGCAGTAGCGTTTATTTTATTTATTATGCTTTATAATCCATGTTTGGCTGCTACGATTGTCTTTGGCAAGGAAGCTGGTGGGTATAAGTATATCTTTTATCTATTTATATTTACAACATTTGTCGCTTATATTATCTCATTTATTGGGTTAAATATCATAAAGCTATTTTGATGGCTTTGTGATATTTTTGGTTTTAACTCTTTAATAAAATATTTAGATTTTATTTTTTTAGCTTTGATAGAATTGCCAAAATCCAATTTAAGGTTGTATAGTGATAAGGTATATATTTACAGCAATTCTTGCCATTACTACGCTAATGGCTAATCCAAAAGGTGGTGATATGTCAAATTTAAAAGAGATATATTTAGGTGGTGGGTGCTTTTGGGGTACTCAAGGGTATTTTGATCGTATCAAAGGCGTTAAATACACTCAAGTTGGTTATGCAAATGGAAAAAGCCAGGAAACTAGCTATTATGAGATAAGCAAAACTGATCACGCTGAGGTTGTAAGAGTGCGATTTGATCCAAATGTAGTGGATTTAAATGAGATTTTAGAGCACTATTTTCGCATTATAGATCCATTTTCTATCAATAAGCAAGGTAATGATATAGGAAGGCAGTATCGCACCGGAATTTACTATAGCGATGAGAGTTTAAAGCCTATTGTAACTGAATTTATAAGGGCTAAACAAGCTAAATTTGATAAGAAAATAGCCGTTGAAATAGAGCCTTTGAAAAATTATGTAGAGGCTGAAGAGTATCATCAAAAATATTTAGAGAAAAATCCAAATGGCTACTGCCATATAGATTTAAATTTAGCCAATAAACCTCTATATGAT encodes:
- the msrB gene encoding peptide-methionine (R)-S-oxide reductase MsrB; this translates as MANPKGGDMSNLKEIYLGGGCFWGTQGYFDRIKGVKYTQVGYANGKSQETSYYEISKTDHAEVVRVRFDPNVVDLNEILEHYFRIIDPFSINKQGNDIGRQYRTGIYYSDESLKPIVTEFIRAKQAKFDKKIAVEIEPLKNYVEAEEYHQKYLEKNPNGYCHIDLNLANKPLYDESKFKLPTKEELKKNLSDLEYRVTQEKATERPYSSKYDKFDERGIYVDIVSKKPLFSSSDKYDAGCGWPSFTKPITTDATGYNRDLSHGMDRIEVTSRLSGSHLGHVFDDGPSDKGGLRYCINGASLEFIPYDEMDKRGYSEYKIYVK
- a CDS encoding FeoA family protein; the encoded protein is MTLDLLENGQMAKILNFNVAEKLLERFFSLGLSKFKTIKKIESSLGSSTILIECNRNFLMLRYDEAKSIEVDRI